In the Candidatus Rhodoblastus alkanivorans genome, one interval contains:
- a CDS encoding L,D-transpeptidase family protein gives MAGAAFAQAQTQVPAPAPVADPAATPPAAAPVATPAAAPDTPSTAQPAAPPTPSSAAGPAAAAPAPAFRIVSTEPQGPNKPAINQAIRGAVARDRGAAGRLTAQEGAIRRAVDAYYAARGDAPVWLDHGQWTPQARATFEQLQRAPEDGLDLSAYRVFSLGEGSDKALALGDVALSQAVAAYAFQASGGRIDPARISKLIGSKPDVVSAARALDETSKSDDAARTLEGYNPRQSGYLALKAKLAELRAEPVAMAQLASADHGRRMTDAARVGSRRSARLEDEILTNMEFWRWLPRDLGADRIMVNVPEFTARLYRNNTLVLPVRVITGKPNKPTPLFSDKIQYIIVNPSWNVPQSIIRNEMMPHLAALRAQGYVITEVNGRIHVRQPPGERNALGRIKFVFPNDYAVYMHDTPTRNLFSASRRAFSHGCVRVDQPFKLAEDLLQPENGWTEARIKKLLGSHERRVTLPQPMPIHIVYFTATVDDAGDLKQFDDVYGYARKVGELLGLGGKSERG, from the coding sequence GTGGCCGGAGCGGCTTTCGCACAGGCGCAAACCCAGGTCCCGGCGCCTGCGCCCGTGGCCGATCCCGCCGCCACGCCGCCCGCGGCTGCCCCGGTCGCGACACCAGCGGCGGCGCCGGACACGCCGTCCACGGCCCAGCCCGCCGCGCCGCCAACGCCATCGAGCGCCGCCGGTCCGGCGGCGGCCGCGCCCGCCCCCGCGTTTCGGATCGTCTCGACCGAGCCGCAGGGTCCGAACAAGCCGGCGATCAACCAGGCCATTCGCGGCGCCGTCGCCCGCGACCGGGGAGCAGCCGGGCGGCTGACGGCGCAGGAGGGCGCGATTCGCCGCGCCGTGGACGCTTATTACGCCGCCCGCGGCGACGCGCCGGTCTGGCTCGACCATGGCCAGTGGACGCCGCAGGCGCGCGCGACATTCGAGCAGTTGCAGCGCGCGCCCGAGGACGGGCTCGACCTGAGCGCCTATCGGGTGTTTTCGCTCGGCGAAGGGTCCGACAAGGCTTTGGCGCTGGGCGACGTCGCTTTGTCGCAAGCGGTCGCGGCCTATGCCTTTCAGGCGAGCGGCGGCCGCATCGACCCGGCGCGGATTTCGAAGCTGATCGGCTCCAAGCCCGATGTCGTATCGGCCGCGCGGGCGCTGGATGAAACCAGCAAGTCGGACGACGCCGCCAGGACGCTGGAAGGCTACAATCCCCGGCAGTCGGGCTATCTCGCCCTGAAGGCGAAGCTCGCGGAGCTGCGCGCCGAGCCCGTCGCCATGGCCCAGCTCGCCTCGGCCGACCATGGGCGGCGGATGACCGACGCCGCCAGAGTCGGGTCGCGGCGCAGCGCCCGGCTCGAAGACGAAATCCTGACCAATATGGAGTTCTGGCGCTGGCTGCCGCGCGACCTCGGCGCCGACCGGATCATGGTGAACGTGCCGGAATTCACCGCCCGGCTCTATCGCAACAACACCCTCGTCCTGCCGGTCCGGGTCATCACCGGCAAACCGAACAAGCCGACGCCGCTCTTTTCCGACAAGATCCAATATATCATCGTCAATCCGTCGTGGAACGTGCCGCAGTCGATCATCAGGAACGAAATGATGCCGCATCTCGCGGCCTTGCGCGCCCAGGGCTATGTCATCACCGAGGTCAACGGCCGCATCCACGTCCGCCAGCCGCCGGGCGAACGCAATGCTTTGGGGCGGATCAAATTCGTCTTCCCCAACGATTACGCCGTCTATATGCACGACACCCCGACGCGCAACCTGTTCTCGGCCTCGCGCCGGGCCTTCAGCCACGGCTGCGTGCGCGTCGATCAGCCCTTCAAACTGGCCGAGGACCTGCTGCAGCCGGAAAACGGCTGGACCGAGGCGCGAATCAAGAAACTGCTCGGCTCGCACGAGCGGCGCGTGACGCTTCCTCAGCCGATGCCGATCCATATCGTCTATTTCACGGCGACAGTGGACGATGCCGGCGACCTGAAACAATTCGACGACGTCTATGGCTACGCCCGCAAAGTGGGCGAATTGCTCGGGCTCGGCGGCAAATCCGAACGCGGCTGA
- a CDS encoding DUF882 domain-containing protein translates to MPKFAAKQALLAIARPFGKRFCVAALGLLALLAPRALESADANGDTRTLYLYHAHRKDSIAATFRVNGHYDLATLQKLNWFLRDWRNDEETKMDPRLFDVLWEAYRGAGRMGPDDPIIVLSAYRCPATNAMLRRRSHRVAEHSQHMLGKAMDTTIPGLSMEKLREIGMRMERGGVGYYPTLNFVHLDVGGVRHWPRMSYDQLAKLFPDGKTVFIASNGKTLPGYEEARAEIMARGGQAPTVAEANSGGIFGFFAKLFGGGRDEEEDRQLERAPAPTRVATAQPEAPAPRQMMADAEANLPHGETYMGAGDAGGYGRQAITAQEPAARAAAQEAPAVPTPPVRPAAAEPPQTAEAATPAPVLDLPTPPRRPDDLFAASDAPLPPPRPVELAALPDVITRGPAAGASLGWSLKLRPSVAETAPGAETLAYAATAAGAVPLPPPRPPMPSLRAAARGKAAEQRAVKAVAREMTPARLDRASIEALAAPTRQSRARPPVRAGFAPALRAASRLDALSGAAAVDGAPTGFKSKAARLSANSFTPD, encoded by the coding sequence TTGCCAAAATTCGCCGCGAAACAGGCCCTGCTGGCCATTGCCCGGCCCTTCGGCAAGCGCTTCTGCGTCGCCGCCCTCGGCCTTCTCGCCCTTCTGGCCCCCAGGGCGCTGGAATCCGCCGACGCCAATGGCGACACCCGCACGCTCTATCTCTATCACGCGCACCGCAAGGATTCGATCGCGGCGACTTTCCGCGTCAACGGCCATTACGACCTGGCGACGCTCCAAAAGCTGAACTGGTTCCTGCGCGACTGGCGCAACGACGAAGAAACCAAGATGGACCCCCGGCTGTTCGACGTGCTGTGGGAAGCCTATCGCGGCGCCGGCCGCATGGGTCCGGACGATCCGATCATCGTGCTTTCCGCCTATCGCTGCCCGGCGACCAACGCCATGCTGCGCCGCCGCTCGCACCGGGTGGCCGAACATTCGCAGCACATGCTCGGCAAGGCGATGGACACCACCATTCCCGGCCTGTCGATGGAAAAGCTGCGCGAGATCGGCATGCGCATGGAGCGCGGCGGCGTCGGCTATTATCCCACCCTCAATTTCGTCCATCTCGACGTCGGCGGCGTGCGCCACTGGCCGCGCATGAGCTATGACCAGCTGGCCAAGCTTTTCCCCGACGGCAAGACCGTCTTTATCGCCTCCAACGGCAAGACGCTGCCCGGCTATGAAGAGGCCCGCGCCGAGATTATGGCGCGCGGCGGCCAGGCGCCGACCGTCGCCGAGGCCAATTCGGGCGGCATTTTCGGCTTCTTCGCCAAGCTGTTCGGCGGCGGCCGGGACGAGGAGGAGGACCGCCAGCTCGAGCGCGCGCCGGCGCCGACCCGCGTCGCCACGGCGCAGCCGGAGGCGCCCGCCCCGCGCCAGATGATGGCCGACGCCGAAGCCAATCTGCCGCACGGCGAAACCTATATGGGCGCGGGCGACGCCGGAGGTTACGGCCGGCAGGCGATTACCGCGCAAGAGCCCGCCGCCCGCGCCGCGGCGCAGGAGGCGCCCGCCGTTCCGACGCCGCCCGTCCGGCCCGCCGCCGCGGAGCCGCCACAGACGGCGGAGGCCGCGACCCCCGCCCCGGTCCTCGATCTCCCGACGCCGCCGCGCCGTCCCGACGACCTCTTCGCCGCGTCCGACGCGCCCCTGCCGCCGCCGCGCCCCGTCGAACTCGCCGCTTTACCCGATGTGATCACGCGAGGCCCGGCAGCGGGCGCGTCCCTTGGTTGGTCGTTGAAACTGCGGCCTTCCGTCGCCGAGACGGCGCCGGGCGCCGAGACGCTCGCTTATGCGGCGACCGCGGCGGGCGCCGTGCCCCTGCCGCCGCCGCGCCCGCCCATGCCGTCGCTCAGGGCCGCCGCGCGCGGCAAGGCGGCGGAACAGCGCGCCGTAAAGGCCGTTGCTCGCGAGATGACTCCCGCCCGCCTCGACCGCGCCTCTATCGAGGCGCTGGCGGCGCCGACGCGGCAAAGCCGCGCCCGTCCCCCCGTCCGCGCCGGTTTCGCGCCGGCTTTGCGCGCCGCGTCGAGATTGGACGCCCTCTCGGGCGCCGCCGCCGTGGACGGCGCGCCGACCGGCTTCAAGTCAAAGGCCGCGCGCCTAAGCGCCAATTCCTTCACGCCGGACTGA
- a CDS encoding sigma-54-dependent transcriptional regulator, giving the protein MISTVLIADDDPVQRRLLEAMVRRFGYETECVEGGEAALARMQAPDAARVDLLILDLVMPDLDGMGVLARMRELKMTTPVIVQTAHGSIEAVISAMRAGALDFVVKPVGAERLQISIKNALRFEALEGEIRRIGRRAAGQMTFRDVLSRSEDMARAIRLGERAAKSNIAVLIEGESGVGKELMARAIQGASDRRGKAFVTVNCGALPQNLVESILFGHEKGAFTGASDKHIGKFVEANGGTLFLDEVGELPPETQVKLLRALQEGEIDPVGARKAVRVDVRLISATNQNLIELVKQGRFREDLYYRLNVFPISIPPLRARRVDIPDLARRFLARFSAEEGKRLRGLSAEALAMLSTYDWPGNVRQLENALFRAVVLADGDELTVAEFPQIAAHVEGFDVRVPPAPPPVAQREIQREIVRVEVRDPNVLKLLDENGDVRRLDWLEEKAIHFALTHYRGQMSEMARKLGIGRSTLYRKMKEYGLAEHVAGDGADAA; this is encoded by the coding sequence ATGATCTCGACCGTTTTGATCGCCGATGACGACCCCGTCCAGCGCCGGCTGCTCGAAGCCATGGTGCGCCGGTTCGGTTACGAGACGGAATGCGTCGAGGGCGGCGAGGCGGCGCTGGCGCGGATGCAGGCGCCCGACGCGGCCAGGGTCGATCTGCTCATTCTCGATCTCGTCATGCCCGACCTCGACGGCATGGGCGTGCTGGCGCGGATGCGCGAACTCAAGATGACGACACCGGTCATCGTCCAGACCGCCCATGGCTCGATCGAGGCGGTGATTTCCGCCATGCGCGCCGGCGCGCTCGATTTCGTGGTCAAGCCGGTCGGCGCCGAGCGTTTGCAGATCTCGATCAAGAACGCCCTGCGCTTCGAAGCGCTCGAAGGCGAAATCCGCCGCATCGGCCGCAGGGCCGCCGGCCAGATGACGTTCCGGGACGTTCTGTCGCGCAGCGAAGACATGGCGCGGGCGATCCGGCTCGGCGAGCGCGCGGCCAAATCCAATATTGCGGTGCTGATCGAGGGCGAATCGGGCGTCGGCAAGGAATTGATGGCCCGCGCCATCCAGGGGGCCTCCGACCGCCGCGGCAAGGCCTTCGTCACTGTGAATTGCGGGGCTTTGCCACAAAATCTGGTCGAGTCCATCCTGTTCGGCCATGAGAAAGGCGCCTTCACCGGCGCCTCCGACAAACATATCGGCAAATTCGTCGAAGCGAACGGCGGCACGCTTTTCCTCGACGAAGTCGGCGAATTGCCGCCCGAAACCCAGGTCAAGCTCTTGCGCGCCCTGCAGGAGGGCGAGATCGATCCCGTCGGCGCGCGAAAAGCCGTCCGCGTCGACGTGCGCCTGATTTCCGCGACCAACCAGAACCTCATCGAACTCGTCAAACAGGGCCGCTTCCGCGAAGACCTCTATTACCGGCTCAACGTCTTCCCCATTTCCATCCCGCCGCTGCGGGCCCGCCGCGTCGACATTCCCGACCTCGCCCGGCGCTTCCTCGCCCGTTTCAGCGCCGAGGAGGGCAAGAGATTGCGCGGACTCTCCGCCGAAGCCCTGGCCATGCTCTCGACCTATGACTGGCCCGGCAATGTCCGCCAGCTCGAAAACGCTCTTTTTCGCGCCGTGGTCCTCGCCGACGGCGACGAGCTGACGGTAGCGGAATTCCCCCAGATCGCCGCCCATGTGGAGGGCTTCGACGTCCGCGTTCCGCCGGCGCCGCCGCCCGTCGCCCAGCGCGAAATCCAACGCGAGATCGTGCGCGTCGAGGTGCGCGACCCCAATGTCCTCAAACTTCTCGACGAGAATGGCGACGTGCGCCGCCTCGACTGGCTGGAGGAAAAGGCGATCCATTTCGCCCTGACCCATTATCGCGGCCAGATGTCGGAAATGGCGCGCAAGCTCGGCATCGGCCGCTCGACGCTCTACCGCAAGATGAAGGAATATGGTCTAGCGGAGCATGTCGCGGGCGACGGCGCCGACGCCGCATGA
- a CDS encoding YbhB/YbcL family Raf kinase inhibitor-like protein, giving the protein MALLRLLAAALFLASATAGARAFELKSPDIAPGGGEIGETFVNNSFGCHGGNLSPALVWRNPPPGAKSFAITVHDPDAPVRGGFWHWAVYNIPVNVTGLPQGAGDGSGAGLPAGAKQVANDFGRPGYGGPCPPKGDRTHHYHFTVYALKTERLALPPHATASAAGAMIGANALGKASLIGTYGH; this is encoded by the coding sequence ATGGCGTTGCTTCGATTGCTGGCTGCGGCCCTTTTTCTTGCGTCCGCCACGGCGGGCGCGCGCGCCTTTGAGCTGAAGAGCCCCGACATCGCCCCCGGCGGCGGCGAGATCGGGGAAACATTCGTGAATAACAGTTTCGGCTGCCACGGCGGCAATCTTTCGCCGGCCCTCGTCTGGCGCAATCCGCCGCCGGGAGCCAAAAGCTTCGCCATCACGGTCCACGATCCCGACGCGCCGGTTCGCGGCGGCTTCTGGCATTGGGCGGTCTATAATATCCCCGTCAATGTCACCGGCCTGCCGCAGGGAGCCGGGGACGGCAGTGGCGCGGGCCTGCCGGCCGGCGCGAAGCAGGTCGCGAACGATTTCGGACGTCCCGGCTATGGCGGCCCCTGTCCGCCCAAGGGCGACCGGACGCATCATTACCATTTCACGGTTTATGCGCTGAAAACGGAAAGGCTCGCGCTCCCGCCCCACGCCACCGCCTCGGCCGCCGGCGCCATGATCGGCGCGAACGCCTTGGGCAAGGCCAGCCTGATCGGGACCTACGGGCATTGA
- a CDS encoding ABC1 kinase family protein: MRDDEANRFRARAARYMAVGAQAGGFAARLAGARLLGRGAGRESDAEALARALGGLKGPLMKAAQLIANIPEVLPIEYAEALASLQSEAPPMGAAFVRRRMAAELGPAWRERFAAFDLEPAAAASLGQVHRARTLDGAEVACKLQYPDMASAVEADLAQLDMVLALQRRIEPAIDAGEAAQEIAERLREELDYRREARHVRLYRAMLAGRDDIRVPGVYDALSTGRLLTLDWLDGEKILTLVNAPEAERNNVARAIFGAWWSPFAHYGVIHGDPHLGNYTSFRAEGAAAGINLLDYGCIRIFPPAFVAGVVQLYRGLREGRRDQVAEAFSIWGFRNLTRDLIEVLTLWARFILGPLLDDRVRTIADGVSAGAYGRREAAEVRRGLRDKGPVTIPREFVFMDRAAIGLGGAFLHLSARLNFHRLFEEALEDFSLDALAARQARALGAAELEPPVG; the protein is encoded by the coding sequence ATGAGAGACGACGAGGCCAACCGTTTCCGCGCGCGCGCGGCCCGCTACATGGCGGTAGGAGCGCAAGCCGGCGGCTTCGCGGCGCGTCTCGCCGGGGCGCGTCTGCTCGGCCGCGGCGCCGGCAGGGAGAGCGACGCCGAAGCCCTGGCCCGGGCGCTTGGCGGGTTGAAAGGGCCTTTGATGAAGGCCGCCCAGCTCATCGCCAATATTCCGGAAGTCCTGCCGATTGAATATGCCGAGGCTTTGGCGAGCCTGCAGAGCGAGGCGCCGCCGATGGGCGCGGCTTTTGTCCGCCGCCGCATGGCCGCCGAGCTTGGCCCGGCCTGGCGCGAAAGATTCGCGGCTTTCGATCTCGAGCCCGCCGCCGCGGCCTCGCTCGGCCAGGTCCATCGCGCCCGGACGCTGGATGGCGCGGAGGTCGCCTGCAAGCTGCAATATCCCGACATGGCCTCGGCGGTCGAGGCCGATCTCGCCCAGCTCGACATGGTTCTGGCGCTGCAAAGGCGCATCGAGCCGGCGATCGACGCGGGCGAGGCGGCACAGGAAATCGCCGAGCGCCTGCGCGAGGAGCTCGACTATCGCCGCGAAGCGCGGCATGTGCGGCTCTACCGGGCCATGCTGGCGGGGCGCGACGACATTCGCGTTCCCGGCGTGTACGACGCCTTGTCCACCGGCCGCCTCCTGACCCTCGACTGGCTCGATGGCGAAAAAATCCTGACCCTGGTCAATGCGCCGGAAGCGGAGCGCAACAATGTCGCCCGCGCGATTTTCGGCGCCTGGTGGTCGCCCTTCGCCCATTACGGCGTCATCCACGGCGATCCGCACCTTGGCAATTACACATCGTTCCGCGCGGAGGGGGCGGCGGCCGGCATCAACCTGCTCGATTACGGCTGCATTCGCATCTTCCCTCCGGCTTTCGTCGCCGGCGTCGTGCAGCTCTATCGCGGCCTGCGCGAGGGCCGGCGCGATCAGGTCGCGGAGGCCTTTTCGATCTGGGGCTTCCGCAATCTGACCAGGGATTTGATCGAGGTTCTGACGCTCTGGGCCCGCTTCATTCTCGGGCCGCTGCTCGACGACCGCGTGCGCACCATCGCCGATGGCGTATCGGCCGGGGCCTATGGCAGGCGCGAGGCGGCGGAGGTCCGGCGCGGGTTGCGGGATAAAGGCCCGGTGACGATTCCGCGCGAATTCGTCTTCATGGACCGCGCGGCGATCGGCCTCGGCGGCGCCTTCCTGCATCTGTCGGCCCGGCTCAATTTTCATCGTCTGTTCGAGGAGGCTTTGGAGGATTTCAGCCTCGACGCGCTGGCGGCGCGCCAGGCGCGGGCGCTCGGCGCGGCGGAGCTTGAGCCGCCGGTCGGATAA
- a CDS encoding M3 family oligoendopeptidase, with the protein MIHRQLVPPRNAQGAGAAPAEDLPCWRLDDLYDGLDSPRFAEDLKTLGRDCREFAAVYRGALAGLLAAPDAPKRLRDAIARYEAIDDLATRIMSFAGLSYAENTIDPARAKFYGDAQEKVTAASIDLLFFQLELNRLDDAALALAMEKPPLDYYRPWIEDLRKEKPYQLDDRLEQLFHEKSVTGHVAWNRLFDETIASLRFEIDGQEMTLEPALNLFQDPDEKVREKASDAIAATLKANLRVFALISNVLAKDKEISDTWRGFKDVAAARHLSNRVEPEVVDAMVAAVRAAYPRLSHRYYRLKARWFGKEKLRHWDRNAPLPDAPRTVYDWAQARAAVLDAYRAFAPKMAEIAEKFFDGQWIDAPVRPGKAPGAFSHPTSPSVHPYVLLNYQGKPRDVMTLAHELGHGVHQVLAAPNGPLMASTPLTLAETASVFGEMLTFRALLAEAKEPRERRALLASKVEDMLNTVVRQIAFYTFERSLHEERRHGELTAERVCELWMAAQSESLGPAIELMPGYETFWAYIPHFIHSPFYVYAYAFGDCLVNSLYGVYQKAEPGFVEKYFALLSAGGSKHYSELLAPFGLDARDPAFWNIGLSMIEGLIDELESLPA; encoded by the coding sequence ATGATCCATCGCCAATTGGTCCCGCCCCGCAACGCACAAGGCGCCGGCGCCGCGCCCGCGGAAGATTTGCCTTGCTGGCGGCTCGACGATCTTTACGACGGGCTGGACAGTCCGCGCTTTGCCGAGGACCTGAAAACGCTCGGCCGCGACTGCAGGGAATTCGCCGCAGTCTATCGCGGCGCGCTCGCCGGCCTGCTGGCGGCGCCGGACGCGCCGAAGAGGTTGCGCGACGCGATCGCGCGCTACGAGGCGATCGACGATCTCGCGACGCGGATCATGTCCTTCGCCGGCCTTTCCTACGCCGAGAACACGATCGACCCGGCGCGCGCCAAATTCTATGGCGACGCGCAGGAGAAGGTGACCGCCGCCTCGATCGATCTGTTGTTCTTCCAGCTTGAACTCAACCGGCTCGACGACGCGGCTTTGGCCCTGGCGATGGAAAAGCCGCCGCTTGACTATTACCGCCCGTGGATCGAGGACCTGCGCAAGGAAAAGCCCTATCAGCTCGACGATCGGCTCGAACAGCTCTTCCACGAAAAATCCGTGACCGGCCATGTCGCCTGGAACCGGCTGTTCGACGAGACCATCGCCTCGCTGCGCTTCGAGATCGACGGCCAGGAGATGACGCTCGAACCGGCGCTGAACCTGTTTCAGGACCCGGACGAAAAGGTTCGCGAAAAGGCTTCCGACGCGATCGCGGCCACGCTCAAGGCCAATCTGCGGGTGTTCGCGCTGATTTCAAACGTCCTCGCCAAGGACAAGGAAATTTCCGACACATGGCGCGGCTTCAAGGACGTCGCCGCCGCGCGCCATCTTTCCAATCGCGTCGAGCCGGAAGTGGTGGACGCCATGGTCGCAGCGGTGCGCGCCGCTTATCCGCGCCTGTCGCATCGCTATTACCGGCTGAAAGCCCGCTGGTTCGGAAAGGAAAAGCTGCGTCATTGGGACCGCAACGCGCCTTTGCCCGACGCGCCCAGGACCGTTTACGATTGGGCCCAGGCGCGCGCCGCCGTGCTCGACGCCTATCGGGCCTTTGCCCCGAAGATGGCGGAAATCGCCGAAAAGTTCTTCGACGGCCAGTGGATCGACGCGCCGGTGCGCCCTGGCAAGGCGCCGGGCGCCTTTTCCCACCCCACCAGCCCGTCCGTCCACCCTTATGTCCTGCTCAATTATCAGGGCAAGCCGCGCGACGTGATGACGCTCGCCCATGAGCTGGGCCATGGCGTGCATCAGGTTCTGGCGGCGCCCAACGGCCCGCTGATGGCTTCGACGCCGCTCACGCTCGCCGAAACCGCCTCGGTGTTCGGGGAAATGCTGACCTTCCGGGCCTTGCTCGCCGAGGCGAAGGAGCCGCGCGAGCGCCGCGCGCTGCTGGCCTCGAAGGTCGAGGACATGCTCAATACGGTGGTGCGGCAGATCGCCTTCTATACGTTCGAACGCAGCCTGCATGAGGAGCGCCGCCACGGCGAGCTGACCGCGGAGCGCGTCTGCGAACTCTGGATGGCGGCGCAGTCGGAAAGCCTCGGCCCGGCGATCGAACTCATGCCGGGTTACGAGACCTTCTGGGCCTATATCCCGCATTTCATCCATTCGCCCTTCTATGTTTACGCCTATGCCTTCGGCGATTGCCTGGTGAATTCGCTTTACGGCGTCTATCAGAAGGCCGAGCCCGGCTTTGTCGAAAAATATTTCGCTTTGCTTTCGGCCGGCGGCTCGAAACATTATTCAGAACTGCTCGCGCCCTTCGGGCTTGACGCGCGCGACCCCGCCTTCTGGAATATCGGCCTGTCGATGATCGAAGGGCTGATCGACGAGCTGGAAAGTCTGCCCGCCTGA
- a CDS encoding alpha/beta fold hydrolase encodes MLTVAALWLVLYCLIALGFLALFNRALIRVIEALAPPIGHFLEVGGGGSRVRLHIVDSGAQPGQSEPPLVFIHGLLGQLNHFAFALAARFPERRVVLIDRPGSGYSQNAHPQTLAEQAAIVVRTIDALGLKQPLVVGHSLGGAVALALALDHRDKVSGLALIAPLTHLAPAPPKLFAGLTKHNRFSLWLGAWTLGPIVTFLRAGMARDTVFAPDSMPSGFWRRGGGLLGARPPALLAAARDLVTQPRELPKMMLRYSALDLPIGVLFGMGDMLLDAKTQGADFCAMTPGAELSWIAGGHMLPVTHPAETEAFIRKVLTRVASSACTVDS; translated from the coding sequence ATGCTGACCGTCGCCGCGCTCTGGCTGGTCCTTTACTGCCTGATCGCGCTCGGCTTTCTGGCGCTTTTCAATCGGGCGCTGATCCGTGTCATCGAGGCGCTCGCGCCGCCGATCGGCCATTTCCTCGAGGTCGGCGGCGGGGGAAGCCGGGTGCGGCTCCATATTGTCGACAGCGGCGCTCAGCCGGGCCAGAGCGAGCCGCCGCTGGTGTTCATCCACGGCCTGCTCGGCCAGCTCAATCATTTCGCCTTCGCGCTTGCGGCGCGCTTCCCGGAGCGGCGGGTGGTGCTGATCGACCGGCCCGGTTCGGGCTATTCGCAGAACGCCCATCCGCAGACCTTGGCCGAACAGGCCGCGATCGTCGTGCGGACGATCGACGCGCTCGGCCTGAAACAGCCTCTGGTGGTCGGCCATTCGCTCGGCGGCGCGGTGGCCCTGGCGCTGGCGCTCGACCATCGCGACAAGGTCAGCGGCCTGGCGCTGATCGCGCCGCTCACCCATCTTGCGCCGGCGCCGCCGAAGCTCTTCGCCGGTCTGACGAAGCACAACCGTTTTTCGCTGTGGCTCGGGGCCTGGACGCTCGGCCCGATCGTGACCTTCCTGCGCGCCGGCATGGCGCGCGATACGGTTTTCGCGCCCGATTCCATGCCGTCGGGGTTCTGGCGGCGCGGCGGCGGCCTGCTCGGCGCGCGGCCTCCGGCCCTGCTCGCGGCGGCGCGCGACCTCGTCACACAGCCGCGCGAATTACCGAAGATGATGCTGCGCTACAGCGCGCTCGATCTGCCGATCGGCGTGCTGTTCGGCATGGGAGACATGCTGCTCGACGCCAAAACGCAGGGCGCGGATTTCTGCGCCATGACGCCGGGGGCGGAACTGAGCTGGATCGCGGGCGGCCATATGCTGCCCGTGACCCATCCGGCGGAAACCGAGGCTTTCATTCGCAAGGTTTTGACGCGAGTCGCGTCGAGCGCCTGCACAGTCGACTCCTGA
- a CDS encoding glycine cleavage system protein R — translation MQTHLVLTVIGRDRPGLVSAVSETIAAGGGNWLDTRMARLAGQFAGMLLVAIAPEKADALVASLRKLETQGLRFIIEKSEEPTPVAGRTLRLELVGLDHPGIIRDISHVLAEQNVSIAELESECVSGSFSGEAMFKAKALVTLPDDLHVEDLRHALEAIAHELMVDLSFEDNAAPVG, via the coding sequence ATGCAGACGCATCTGGTTCTTACCGTCATTGGCCGCGACCGGCCGGGCCTGGTCAGCGCCGTTTCCGAGACCATCGCCGCCGGCGGCGGCAACTGGCTCGACACGCGCATGGCGCGCCTTGCCGGCCAATTCGCCGGCATGCTTCTGGTCGCCATCGCGCCGGAAAAAGCGGACGCCCTTGTCGCATCTTTGCGCAAGCTGGAGACGCAGGGGCTGCGCTTCATCATCGAGAAGAGCGAAGAGCCGACGCCGGTCGCCGGCCGCACTCTGCGCCTCGAACTGGTCGGCCTCGACCACCCCGGCATCATCCGCGACATATCGCACGTCCTCGCAGAACAGAACGTCAGCATCGCCGAACTCGAGAGCGAATGCGTGAGCGGGTCGTTCTCGGGCGAGGCCATGTTCAAGGCCAAGGCTTTGGTGACGTTGCCCGACGATCTTCACGTCGAAGACCTGCGCCACGCCCTTGAGGCGATCGCCCATGAGCTGATGGTCGATCTCTCGTTCGAAGACAATGCGGCGCCCGTCGGTTGA